CCAGGTCTCCGTCGCCGGGCTGCGCATGGACGTACAGGCGCGCCGCGCCTGGCGCGGCGAGCGCGAGCTGGAGCTCACACGGACCGAGTTCGACCTGCTGGAGCTGCTCGCCCGCAACGCCGGCATCGTCCTCGACCACGCCACCATCTACGACCGCATCTGGGGCTACGACTTCGGCCCCGGCTCCAAGAACCTCGCCGTCTACGTGGGCTATCTGCGGCGCAAGCTCGACGAGCCGGGGGCCCCCGCGCTCATCCACACGGTGCGCGGCGTGGGGTACGTACTGAGGGAGGACTAGTGCCTCCAGCACCGCGTTCGGGCGCCGAGGACGACGCGGGGGCCGGAATGCGCCTGTGGCGGCGGCTGCCGCGCGGGCTGCGCCGCCGACTGCGGCTGCGGTCCCGGCTGCGGCGGATGTCGTCGCTGCGGACCACCTTCACCGTGTCGTTCGCGGCCGTGGCCGCCGGCGTCACGGTCCTCGTCGGCTTCCTGAGCTACGACGCCGCCGCCCGTCTCGTGCGGGTGGACCAGCAGACCGTGTTCGCGCAGGTGGTGGCCGATCTACGGGACCAGGTCAGCCAGAAGCAGCTGATGCCGGACGACTTCGCCATCTCCGAGAAGGACCACGACACCCCGCGCGACGACATCATCCGGCCCAGCCGCACCGTCGTGCAGGTGCTCGGACATGGTGGCGCGGTTGTCGACCACTCCAACCCCGCGCTGCCCGTCGGCGCCGACGACCGCAGGACAGCGGACACCGCCAAGCCGGGCAAGCTGGTGGAACACGGGAACGTCGATGTCGGCGGCGATGTCTACCGGGTCGCGACCGTCGCGCTCGGCCGTGGTCAGGGCGCGGTGCAGGTGGCCCAGGAGCTCAGCAGCACCGAGGACCTGCTGCGCAGCCTCCAGCAGCGAACGGGCCTGCTGGTCGGCGCGGTGGTGCTGGCGGCCGGGCTGTTCGGCTGGTGGCTGGCACGGCGGATCACCCGGCGGCTGGTGCGGCTGGCCGGTGCCGCCGAGGACGTGGCGCGCACCCGGCGGCTCGGCATCCAGGTGCCGGTCACCGGGAACGACGAGGTGGCCCGTCTCGGCCGCTCCTTCGACCGCATGCTGGGACGCCTGGCCCAGTCGGAGGAGGACCAGCGGCGCCTGGTGCAGGACGCGGGCCATGAACTCCGTACGCCGCTGACGTCCCTGCGTACGAACATCTCGCTCCTGCGCCGGATCGACGAACTGCCGCCCGCCGCCCGCGAGGAACTGGTCGCCGACCTCGCCCAGGAGTCCCGCGAGCTGACCGACCTGGTGAACGAGCTGGTCGACCTGGCGGCCGGACAGTCGGACACGGAACCGGTGCAGCGGCTGACGCTCGGCGACGTCGCCGAGGACGTGGCGACCATCGCCCGCCGCCGCACGGGGCGCGAGATCCTCGTCCGCGTCACCGGTGACACGACGGTCGACGGACGGGCTACGGCGTTGCAGCGGGCGGTGTCCAACCTGGTGGAGAACGCGACGAAGTTCGACCGCGACGGGAAGGCGCCGATCGAGATCGTCGTCACGGGTGCGGAGCATCCGTCCCGGGTGGAGGACTCCTCCGACGAGCCGGACAGCGGGCCGCCGCTGGGCAGTGTGCGGGTCGAGGTCCTCGATCGGGGGCCCGGGATCGGGGAGTACGACCTCATGCGGATCTTCGACCGGTTCTATCGGGCTGCCGATGCGCGGAGTCTGCCCGGGTCGGGGCTCGGGTTGTCGATCGTGCGGGAGGTTTCCATGTCGCATGGGGGAGGGGCGTTTGCCTATCGGCGCGTGGGGGGTGGGTCGGTTATCGGGTTCACGGTGGGTGGGGGGACGTCGGGCGGGGGCGAGTAGAGGGGTGCCGGGGGGTGGGGGCGGCCAGGGGTGGGTTTCGCTCACCGGCACTTGCCGGGTGGGCGCAGTCCGGGGTTCAGCCGACGTGGACTCGTGGGCGGCGTTTGCGGTCTGGTTCTGCTTCTCGTAGGACCTCTCGGGTCACCGGTGCCACCTCGCCCTGGCCGAAGAGGAAGAAGCGCAGGAAGTTGGCGAACGGGTTGCCCTCGGTCCATTCGAAGTAGATGTGCGGGATGCAGCCCGTCGAGTCGCGCACGTGCAGGCACAGCGCCGCGAGCGCGTTGGGGATGGAGGACGACTCCAGGGTGAGCACGCGGTAGCGGCCGTGCATCACTTCGCCTCGTACGTTCATGCTCGCCTCGAACTCCGAGGGGTCGCCGACCGTCACCTCCACGAAGACGAAGTCCTCCTGCGGCGGGAGGTCGTTGTCGTTGCGGATCTGCTCGATCTTGTCCCGGTACTCGGTGATGTCCCGTTCCTCGGGCTCGTTGGCGATGAAGCGGATGCGGCGGCTGGCGATGTCCCGGACGAAACGCTCCGCCATGTCGTCCATGGTCATGCTGGTCACGCGTAGCTCGAAGGAGCGGGCGAGCCGTGACCCCAGCGAGAGGAGGATGATCCCGGCGATGAAGCAGGCGCCGATCTTCACGCCGTCCGGGCGTTCGATGACGTTCGCGACCGTCGTGTAGAGGAACACCGTGGCGATCACCGCGAAGGCGATCGTCCAGCCCTTCTGGCGGGCCTTGCGGGCGGCGATGGTCACCGCGATCGCCGCCGAGCTGATCAGCACGAGCACGCCGGTGGCGTAGGCGCCGCCCTGCTTGTCGACGTTGGCGTCGAAGATCCAGGTGACGAGGAAGGCGACCAGGGTGAAGACGATGACCATGGGGCGCACCGCGCGGGCCCAGTGCGGGGCCATGCCGTAGCGGGGCAGATAGCGGGGCATGAGGTTGAGCAGTCCCGCCATCGCGGAGGCGCCCGCGAACCACAGGATCGCGATCGTCGAGATGTCGTAGACGGTGCCGAAGGTGTTGCCGAGATAGTCGTGCGCCAGATACGCCAGCGCGCGGCCGTTGGCCGGGCCGCCGGGCTTGAACTCGTTCGCCGGGATCAGCAGCGTGGTGATGAAGCTGGTGGTGATCAGGAAGACGCTCATGATCACGGCGGCGGTGGTCAGCAGCTTCCGGGTGTCCCGGATCCGGCCGGTGGGCTTCTCCTCCGTGTCGCCGGGGTCGCCCTCCACGTGAGGCATGACGGCCACGCCGGTCTCGAAGCCGGACAGGCCGAGGGCCAGTTTGGGGAAGACGATCAGTGCCAGGCCGACCATGACGAAGACGTTCCCGTGCTCGGCGGTCAGGGCACTGGTCCAGTCGGTGACCACGTGCCCGGCCGTCAGTACATGCCACAGCCCCACCACCACGACCACGGCGTTCAGCGCCAGGTAGATGCCGACCAGGGAGACCGCGACGCCGATGGCCTCCAGGAAGCCCTTGAGGAAGACCGCGCCCAGCAGGGCGACCAGGAGCAGGGTGATCAGCATCTGCCGGCCGTGCAGCGCGCCGGCGAGGTGGGGGTTCTCGACCAGGTGGGTGGAGGCGTCGGCGGCCGAGAGAGTGATGGTGATCAGGAAGTCGGTGGCGGCGAAGCCCAGCAGGGTGAGGACGAAGAGCTTGCCCTTCCAGAAGGACAGCAGCCGCTCCAGCATGGCGATGGAGCCCTGGCCGTGCGGGCTCTCCTTGGCGACCCGCCGGTAGACGGGCAGGGCGCCGGCCAGGGTGACGATGACGAGGACGACGGTGGCGATGGGAGAGAGCAGGCCGGCGGCGAGGGCGGCGATGCCGGGCTGGTAGCCGAGGGTCGAGAAGTAGTCGACGCCGGTCAGGCACATCACCCGCCACCAGCGCTGGCCCTTGTGCGGGGGTTCGGGCTCGGCGTGGGGGCCCTGCGGGGCGCCCTTGCCCATGTCGGACAGCCCCTCCAGCATCCACGCCCGCAACCGGCTCGGGCGGGCGTGCTCCGTGGCGGCCATCGGCTTGCTCTCCTGGCGTACGGCTCTGCGAACGTTTCCGGCCATCGAGGAGACGGCGATTCCAGCGTAGGCAGAGAGCGCCCCGGAGGCCTGTGCACCACGACCGGATGGCGTCGCACTCCGGCCTGCGCTCGGCTTCGCCCGCGCGGCCGTTGCCCCACACCACCGAGGGACCCGCTCCTCCGGGCGGACGAGGGGAGCGCGGACGACGGAAGTGTGGCGACAGGCCCTGGGCCCCGTCATAGGAGTCCGCCTAGGGTGGCGGCACCCGCGCCGCCGGGTGCTGGAACCCGCGGTGTCTCGTGACAGGAGCAAGCGTCCATGACCGCAGCCCGGTTCAGCGCAGAGGAGGCCGCCGCGCTGGCGGCCGTCGACGAGGCGGCCGTCGCCCGGACCCTGCGGGAGCTGATCGCGATCCCGAGCGTGACCGGGAGCCCGGCCGAGTCGGAGATCCAGCACGATCTGGCCGGACGGCTGGACCGGCTCGGGCTCGACGTCGACCTGTGGTCGATGAACCTGCCCGAGCTGCTGGCGGACCCGGGCTTCCCCGGCGCCGAGGCGCCCCGGGACGAGGCCTGGGGTCTCGTCGCCGCCACCCCGGACGGCGGCGACGGACCGACCCTGATCCTCCAGGGCCATGTGGACGTCGTACCGCCGGGGGACCTCGCGAGCTGGGAGGGCGACCCGTTCACGGCGAGGGCCGTCGGGGACATCGTGCACGGCCGCGGCGCCTGTGACATGAAGGCCGGCCTGGTGGCGCACCTGGCCGCGCTGGAGGCGGTGCGGGCGAGCGGGGCGCGGCTGCGCGGGCGGGTCGCCGTGCACTTCGTGGTCGGCGAGGAGGACGGCGGGCTCGGAGCCTTCGGCACGCTGCGGCGCGGGCACACGGGCGACGCGTGTGTGATCACCGAGCCGACCGGCGGCACCCTGGTGACGGCCAACGCGGGCGCGCTGACCTTCCGTATCGCGGTACCGGGCAGAGCGGCGCACGCCAGCTCCCGTGACGAGGGGGTGAGCGCGATCGACGCGTACATACCGATCCACCGGGCCCTTGCCGCCCTGGAGTCCGAGCGCAACACCGGCCCGGACCCGCTGATGGCGGAGTACCCCATCCCCTATGCGCTGTCGGTCGGCACCGTGCGCTCCGGCGACTGGGCCAGCAGCGTGCCCGACCTGCTGGTCGCCGAGGGCCGGCTGGGCGTCCGGCTCGACGAGGACCCGGCCGCCGCCCGCGCGGACCTGGAGCGGTGTGTGGCGCGGGCGTGCGCGGCCGACCCGTGGCTGCGCACGCACCCGGCGGTCGTGACGTGGCCGGGCGGCCAGTTCGCGAGCGGGCGGCTGCCGGTGGGTCACCCGCTGCGGAACACGGTCGCCACCGCCCACGCCGACGCGACGGGCGGCCCCCGGCTGCGGGAGCGCGGGGCGCCGTACGGCAGTGATCTGCGGCTGTACACGGGGGAGGGGATCCCGACTCTGCAGTACGGGCCCGGGGACGTACGCCTCGCGCACAGTGCGCGGGAACGGGTGTCGGTCACCGAAATCGCGTCGGTGGCCCGCGCGTTGGCGCTGACGGTGCTGCGGACGGTCGGCACGAAGTGACCGCAAGGTAAGAAGTCGGCGGTGTGGCGCCCCGTTCACCTGCTGCGATCACGGACGGTCACCTTTCCGTTGCTGCAATCCAGTGACACCTGGGTCGCCGCCCGGTCGGCGCCGTGGAAGCCTCGAAGTGCGCGCGCAGTGGGGGATCCGTAAGTGGGGGATCTGTCGTAGCACAGGAGAGAAACGTGAAATCCTCACTCCGCACCCGCTCCACCCGTGCGCTCACCGCAGGCGCGCTCTCCGTCGCACTGCTGACGGGCGGAACGGCCGCCGCGTTCGCCGCCGCGTCGCCGAGCCCGTCGCCCAAGATGTCCCGCGGGTCGATGACGCGCCCCGAGGCCCCGAAGCAGCAGGCGGCGCCTCCCAAGCGGACCACGACCTCGATCATGGTCAAGGTCGACAAGCCCTCGGTGAAGCCCGGTCAGTCGGTGGTGTTCACGGAACACACCAAGGGCCTGGCGGTAGGCAGCACGCTGCGGCTTCAGCGCCTCAACGGCACCAAGTGGGTCACCGTGAAGACCACCACGGTCAAGAAGGGCGGCGTCTACACCTTCAACGTCAAGCTCACGAACAAGGGCACCCAGAAGTTCCGGGTGAGCCGTGGGACGACGGTGTCGCCGAACGTGACGGTGACGGTGAAGTGACGGACTGACAGAAGGGGCGCCCCGGGACCCGGTCCAGGGGCGTCCCTCCTCGCGTCTCAGCCGCTGCGCGGCAGCCCTTCGACGCGGTCGGCGGGCAGCGCCGCGTAGGCGGCGCACATCTTGTCCGCGTACGTGTCCAGGTTGAACTGCCGCTCGACGTGCCGGCGTCCCGCCTGGCCGAGGCGTTTCGACAGCCCCGGGTCGAGCAGCAACCGCCCTACCCGGTCGGTGAGTTGTTCCAGACTGCCCGGGGTCACCACATACCCGGTCCGGCCGTGGACGACCGCCTCCGGCAGCCCGCCGATCGCGGTGACCACGACGGGCCGCCCCGCCGACATCGCCTCCAGCGGTGCGAGGCCCAGCGGTTCGGGATAGTCCGACGGGTACACCACCACATGGGAGCGGGCGTACAGCCGTGGCATCAGCTCTTTCGGGGTCGGCACCAGCTCCACGTGGGGTCGCAGCCCGAGGCCGTCGATCAGCCGGCCCAGCCGCTCCAGGAATCCCTGCTGCTCCCGGTGCCAGTCCACCACCTCGTGCGGGCTGGTGAGCACCAGACGGACGGGCAGCCCGGACTGTCTGAGCCGGGCCAGCATGCGCACGGCCAGCTCCGCCCCCTTGTCGGGGATGAGCCGGGCGGGCAGGAGCACGGTGAAGGAGCCGTCGTCGGGCGCGGGTGGCAGTTCGCGGAACCGGGCGGTGGCGATCCCCAGATAGGCGCGCCGGGCGCGGATGCCGAGATGGGTGCGGCAGGCGAAGGCGAGATAGTCGGACACCACGTAGTGGCCGTCCCAGGAACGGCAGAACTGGGCCGTCCACGGGTCCTCCGGCCACACGCTGTGGTACGTGTGCAGCAGCGGTGTGCCCGTCTGCTCCTGGAGGCGGCCCAGGGCGAGCGCGGGCACCGGAGAGAAGTGGTGCAGGTTGTGCCCGTGCACGAGCCGCACACCACGGGAGTCCACCACCCGCGCGAGCCAGCGGTGCAGTTCGGCCGCCTGTGCCTGTTCGACGGGCGTCAGCCACCGTCTCGCGCCGCCGTCCTGGCCCGCGGTGCGGCGCTGGTACTCCGCCAGTCTGAGCAGGGGATGGGTGAGGATCTCGACGCGGTCGACGGGCCGCGGCCTCGTCTCACCGGTGAGCAGCGTCACCGTGTGTCCCCTGCGGGCCAGCAGAGCGGCGTAGTCGGCGAGATGCGACTCGACGCCACCGACCGTGGGCGGAAAGGCCCAGTGCACGAGGGCGATGGAACGCCGCGCTTCCGCCCGCCCGCCACCACCCACGTGTCTCCCTCTCGTCGGGGACCGCTGTGCGTCAGTTCGTCGGGGGTCCGAAGGCGGTGACCCGCCAGCCGGGGCCGTCGACGCCGAGTACGTCCGCGCCGCCGTGGACGTCGACCCGTACCTCGACCTCATGGTTCCCCAGCCTCAACCCCCGAACAGAGTAGGGGGAATCGAGGCCCAGGAGCGAGGGCGCGATCGGACGTACCGTCAGACGGTGGCGGGGAGCGTCGGCCTCGATGCCGAGCATCGCGGAGCACAGCAGGGCGGCCGAGGCGGCGGCCCAGGCCTGGGGGCGGCAGGACGGGGGATACGGGGCC
The Streptomyces sp. CGMCC 4.7035 DNA segment above includes these coding regions:
- a CDS encoding APC family permease; protein product: MAATEHARPSRLRAWMLEGLSDMGKGAPQGPHAEPEPPHKGQRWWRVMCLTGVDYFSTLGYQPGIAALAAGLLSPIATVVLVIVTLAGALPVYRRVAKESPHGQGSIAMLERLLSFWKGKLFVLTLLGFAATDFLITITLSAADASTHLVENPHLAGALHGRQMLITLLLVALLGAVFLKGFLEAIGVAVSLVGIYLALNAVVVVVGLWHVLTAGHVVTDWTSALTAEHGNVFVMVGLALIVFPKLALGLSGFETGVAVMPHVEGDPGDTEEKPTGRIRDTRKLLTTAAVIMSVFLITTSFITTLLIPANEFKPGGPANGRALAYLAHDYLGNTFGTVYDISTIAILWFAGASAMAGLLNLMPRYLPRYGMAPHWARAVRPMVIVFTLVAFLVTWIFDANVDKQGGAYATGVLVLISSAAIAVTIAARKARQKGWTIAFAVIATVFLYTTVANVIERPDGVKIGACFIAGIILLSLGSRLARSFELRVTSMTMDDMAERFVRDIASRRIRFIANEPEERDITEYRDKIEQIRNDNDLPPQEDFVFVEVTVGDPSEFEASMNVRGEVMHGRYRVLTLESSSIPNALAALCLHVRDSTGCIPHIYFEWTEGNPFANFLRFFLFGQGEVAPVTREVLREAEPDRKRRPRVHVG
- a CDS encoding glycosyltransferase family 4 protein produces the protein MHWAFPPTVGGVESHLADYAALLARRGHTVTLLTGETRPRPVDRVEILTHPLLRLAEYQRRTAGQDGGARRWLTPVEQAQAAELHRWLARVVDSRGVRLVHGHNLHHFSPVPALALGRLQEQTGTPLLHTYHSVWPEDPWTAQFCRSWDGHYVVSDYLAFACRTHLGIRARRAYLGIATARFRELPPAPDDGSFTVLLPARLIPDKGAELAVRMLARLRQSGLPVRLVLTSPHEVVDWHREQQGFLERLGRLIDGLGLRPHVELVPTPKELMPRLYARSHVVVYPSDYPEPLGLAPLEAMSAGRPVVVTAIGGLPEAVVHGRTGYVVTPGSLEQLTDRVGRLLLDPGLSKRLGQAGRRHVERQFNLDTYADKMCAAYAALPADRVEGLPRSG
- a CDS encoding HAMP domain-containing sensor histidine kinase; its protein translation is MRLWRRLPRGLRRRLRLRSRLRRMSSLRTTFTVSFAAVAAGVTVLVGFLSYDAAARLVRVDQQTVFAQVVADLRDQVSQKQLMPDDFAISEKDHDTPRDDIIRPSRTVVQVLGHGGAVVDHSNPALPVGADDRRTADTAKPGKLVEHGNVDVGGDVYRVATVALGRGQGAVQVAQELSSTEDLLRSLQQRTGLLVGAVVLAAGLFGWWLARRITRRLVRLAGAAEDVARTRRLGIQVPVTGNDEVARLGRSFDRMLGRLAQSEEDQRRLVQDAGHELRTPLTSLRTNISLLRRIDELPPAAREELVADLAQESRELTDLVNELVDLAAGQSDTEPVQRLTLGDVAEDVATIARRRTGREILVRVTGDTTVDGRATALQRAVSNLVENATKFDRDGKAPIEIVVTGAEHPSRVEDSSDEPDSGPPLGSVRVEVLDRGPGIGEYDLMRIFDRFYRAADARSLPGSGLGLSIVREVSMSHGGGAFAYRRVGGGSVIGFTVGGGTSGGGE
- a CDS encoding ArgE/DapE family deacylase, translating into MTAARFSAEEAAALAAVDEAAVARTLRELIAIPSVTGSPAESEIQHDLAGRLDRLGLDVDLWSMNLPELLADPGFPGAEAPRDEAWGLVAATPDGGDGPTLILQGHVDVVPPGDLASWEGDPFTARAVGDIVHGRGACDMKAGLVAHLAALEAVRASGARLRGRVAVHFVVGEEDGGLGAFGTLRRGHTGDACVITEPTGGTLVTANAGALTFRIAVPGRAAHASSRDEGVSAIDAYIPIHRALAALESERNTGPDPLMAEYPIPYALSVGTVRSGDWASSVPDLLVAEGRLGVRLDEDPAAARADLERCVARACAADPWLRTHPAVVTWPGGQFASGRLPVGHPLRNTVATAHADATGGPRLRERGAPYGSDLRLYTGEGIPTLQYGPGDVRLAHSARERVSVTEIASVARALALTVLRTVGTK